One part of the Dehalococcoidia bacterium genome encodes these proteins:
- a CDS encoding FGGY-family carbohydrate kinase: protein MLAIDLGTTAVKTALVTADGRVISGTRRLLKGAQAAGWWRTSLAAARRTLNGVQPERVAALALSGRGGATVLCDAAGRALTPMLTGMPPAAYAPAAPARLRPIAWRSECAIADTPSLRRRVRWTLAAKDFMLLKLSGTAATDPASGPDALAWPAIDGACAFMSDWLPAVRLPWETAGVLRAEPAAALGLPAGLPVAIGLHDGVAAQAGAGALRPEEGALTLGTHLVLRVVRDHAPPAARRYRFYDLWGERDGRGVYGGNARLGGAAVSWAARLLGSGERSLPALEGAAVAVPPGSAGPLFLPFLAGMAYPQRRPELRAAWLGLETTHSRAQLFRAVLEGTACAVRQIAEALAESGVAPVRLTLTGAGAGSALWRQILADALVRPLHTGEAPGFEECVGAARCAWVALGRFASLDEAVSSALTPATATEPSASGSAAMSEVYRRYLWAIQHGGTVS, encoded by the coding sequence GTGCTCGCCATCGACCTGGGCACCACCGCGGTGAAGACGGCGCTGGTTACCGCGGATGGTCGCGTGATCTCCGGGACGCGGCGTCTGCTGAAGGGCGCGCAGGCAGCAGGTTGGTGGCGAACTTCGCTTGCGGCCGCACGAAGGACGCTGAACGGCGTGCAGCCGGAGCGTGTGGCCGCGCTTGCGCTTTCCGGCCGCGGCGGCGCCACCGTGCTCTGCGATGCAGCCGGCCGCGCGCTCACACCCATGCTTACCGGTATGCCGCCGGCAGCGTACGCGCCGGCGGCGCCGGCGCGCCTGCGGCCGATAGCCTGGCGCAGCGAGTGTGCGATCGCCGACACCCCGTCACTGCGGCGGCGGGTGCGCTGGACGTTGGCGGCGAAGGACTTCATGCTGCTCAAGCTCAGCGGCACGGCGGCGACCGATCCAGCGTCCGGCCCCGACGCCCTCGCGTGGCCGGCGATCGACGGAGCGTGCGCCTTCATGTCTGACTGGTTGCCGGCGGTACGGCTGCCGTGGGAAACGGCAGGTGTACTGCGCGCAGAGCCGGCGGCCGCATTGGGGTTGCCGGCGGGCCTGCCCGTGGCGATCGGGCTGCACGACGGCGTCGCGGCGCAGGCGGGCGCCGGCGCCCTGCGTCCGGAAGAAGGCGCGTTGACGCTGGGTACGCACCTCGTGTTGCGCGTGGTGCGCGATCACGCGCCGCCGGCGGCCCGGCGCTACCGCTTCTACGACCTGTGGGGTGAGCGGGACGGCCGCGGCGTCTACGGCGGCAACGCCCGCCTGGGCGGGGCCGCCGTGAGCTGGGCCGCGCGCCTGCTTGGCAGCGGCGAACGCTCGCTGCCAGCGCTCGAAGGCGCCGCCGTCGCCGTGCCGCCAGGCAGCGCCGGCCCGCTCTTCCTGCCCTTCCTCGCCGGCATGGCGTATCCTCAGCGCCGGCCGGAGCTGCGCGCCGCCTGGCTGGGCCTGGAGACCACGCACAGCCGCGCCCAGCTCTTCCGCGCGGTGCTCGAAGGCACCGCCTGTGCCGTGCGGCAGATCGCCGAAGCGCTGGCCGAGAGCGGAGTTGCGCCGGTGCGCCTGACGCTGACCGGCGCCGGGGCCGGCAGTGCCCTCTGGCGACAAATCCTGGCGGATGCGCTGGTCCGGCCGCTGCACACGGGCGAGGCGCCCGGTTTTGAGGAGTGCGTAGGCGCCGCACGCTGCGCCTGGGTAGCGCTCGGTCGCTTCGCGTCGTTGGATGAGGCGGTCTCCTCGGCCCTGACGCCGGCCACAGCCACTGAACCGAGCGCCTCGGGCAGCGCGGCGATGAGCGAGGTCTACCGGCGTTACCTTTGGGCAATCCAGCATGGTGGGACAGTCTCGTGA
- a CDS encoding GNAT family N-acetyltransferase, whose protein sequence is MPATTATTEIRPATPDEMPRLAQVVSLSLALPAQQFAALRPEWTLCAFENDQLATAYAAWPFTMRMNGKPMKVAGVTTVSTHPTHRRRGNLRAIMETDFRRRHEQGEPVAALYASLAAIYQRYGYAIVTTHHSYAIEPRYLQFTRPSEIPGELRESSPAELPTLIDVYRRFREQRTAYLHRGAAMWQVSALGPPAEGETVSVVLYEERGVPQGYVVYATAQGPADGNRPSQRLQLRDLCWLNPAAYRACWEHLSRFDLVRQISWPNVPADDPLPHLLLEPRMLHAASRDGILARIIDIDRAFAGRGYQHSGRLSFAATDSLCPWNEGTWTLEVDGADASVRRGGGTALFSAPIDTLSMLLFGQLSATEAWRMGRLDCPDPDALAGADRLLSTAYRPFCADHF, encoded by the coding sequence ATGCCCGCCACCACCGCGACCACCGAGATCCGCCCGGCCACGCCCGACGAGATGCCGCGCCTCGCCCAGGTCGTCAGCCTCTCGCTCGCCTTGCCGGCGCAGCAGTTCGCCGCGCTGCGCCCCGAGTGGACGCTGTGCGCCTTCGAGAACGATCAACTCGCCACGGCCTACGCCGCCTGGCCGTTCACGATGCGCATGAACGGCAAACCGATGAAGGTCGCCGGCGTCACCACCGTGAGCACGCACCCGACCCATCGCCGGCGCGGCAACCTGCGCGCGATCATGGAGACGGACTTCCGCCGCCGCCATGAGCAGGGCGAGCCGGTCGCGGCACTCTACGCTTCGCTGGCCGCGATCTACCAGCGCTACGGCTACGCGATCGTGACCACGCACCACAGCTACGCGATTGAACCGCGCTACCTGCAGTTCACCCGGCCGAGTGAGATTCCTGGCGAGCTGCGCGAGTCATCGCCTGCCGAGCTGCCCACGCTGATTGACGTGTACCGCCGCTTCCGCGAACAGCGCACGGCCTACCTGCACCGCGGCGCGGCGATGTGGCAGGTCAGCGCCCTCGGCCCGCCCGCCGAGGGAGAAACCGTCTCCGTCGTGCTGTACGAGGAGCGCGGCGTACCGCAAGGCTACGTCGTCTACGCCACGGCACAGGGCCCGGCGGACGGCAACCGGCCGAGCCAGCGCCTGCAACTGCGCGACCTGTGCTGGCTCAACCCGGCCGCCTACCGCGCCTGCTGGGAGCATCTCTCGCGCTTCGACCTGGTGCGCCAGATCAGCTGGCCGAATGTACCCGCCGACGATCCGTTGCCGCACCTGCTGCTGGAGCCGCGCATGCTGCACGCCGCCTCGCGCGACGGCATCCTCGCCCGCATCATCGACATCGACCGCGCCTTTGCGGGCCGCGGCTATCAGCACAGCGGCCGCTTGAGCTTCGCCGCCACCGACTCGCTCTGCCCCTGGAACGAGGGCACCTGGACGCTCGAAGTTGACGGCGCGGACGCGAGCGTGCGCCGCGGCGGCGGGACGGCACTGTTCAGCGCGCCGATCGACACGCTCTCCATGCTGCTCTTCGGCCAGCTCAGCGCGACCGAGGCCTGGCGCATGGGCCGGCTCGACTGCCCGGACCCGGACGCGCTGGCGGGCGCCGATCGCCTGCTCAGCACAGCCTATCGCCCGTTCTGTGCCGATCACTTCTGA